A stretch of DNA from Streptomyces gobiensis:
TGGACACCGGCATGGAGAGTTGTGTGACGCTGCCGGAGAGCGCCGGAGCCGTGGCTCTCGCCAACCGCACCGGGCGGCCCGTCACGGTCTACCAGAGCGCGGTGTGTGAGGAGACGGGCGAATTTCACACCTACCCATCGGGAGCGTGGGCTCCCGAATCCTCATACGCGGTGCGCGGCTTCAAGGTGTGGGAGCGGTGACCGTCCGGCTGCCCGGCCGACAGCAGGGCCACCTGTGCGCGCAGCT
This window harbors:
- a CDS encoding peptidase inhibitor family I36 protein, translated to MRKFSAAFSTAFSAALAVAILLAVSATRAHAAPRLGECAVGELCLWQHRGFHGERYTYELLDTGMESCVTLPESAGAVALANRTGRPVTVYQSAVCEETGEFHTYPSGAWAPESSYAVRGFKVWER